A stretch of the Denticeps clupeoides chromosome 6, fDenClu1.1, whole genome shotgun sequence genome encodes the following:
- the LOC114791975 gene encoding uncharacterized protein LOC114791975 isoform X3 — MERPTKRRRVSGAGKSEDSQPESKKLKREKGQKVKTSQRHKMNSSAAKKQGGKHKGKKKKRPTSRSKLSRGPERVKKKHDGAGRSSAVKKNEKGQLVFKDFPDFKPNMTPKEVLQAGSFGGTYFRPIYSSITKQQYKGVWKELPEDWLEGLDINRQVASPTYREGVNTYKVKCGGSLQMWESSGWIVAQDPYGWFHWYCRYLTRWQTQQCCHSNMLSQVPASGFTRDAAQRTTAVRLADGLNVQE; from the exons ATGGAAAGGCCCACGAAGAGACGAAGGGTGTCGGGTGCCGGGAAGTCAGAAGATTCTCAACCCGAGAGCAAGAagttaaaaagagaaaagggacAGAAAGTTAAGACTT CACAAAGACACAAAATGAATTCATCCGCAGCAAAGAAACAAGGAGGGAAGCACAAgggcaagaagaagaagagaccAACAAGCAGATCGAAATTATCTCGTGGGCCTGAGAGGGTCAAGAAGAAGCACGATGGCGCTGGGAGGTCTTCCGCCGTGAAGAAAAATGAGAAAGGACAACTTGTTTTCAAAG ACTTCCCAGACTTCAAGCCAAATATGACCCCTAAGGAGGTCCTTCAAGCCGGAAGTTTTGGTGGAACCTACTTCAGACCCATTTATTCCAGCATCACAA AACAGCAATACAAAGGCGTGTGGAAGGAACTTCCGGAAGACTGGCTAGAAGGCCTGGATATAAACAGGCAG GTGGCTTCACCGACGTACAGGGAAGGTGTCAACACCTATAAGGTGAAGTGTGGCGGCAGTCTCCAGATGTGGGAGAGCAGCGGCTGGATCGTGGCCCAGGATCCATACGGCTGGTTTCACTGGTACTGCAG GTATTTAACAAGATGGCAAACTCAGCAGTGTTGCCATAGTAACATGCTGAGTCAAGTCCCTGCTTCAG GTTTTACCAGGGACGCCGCACAGAGGACGACGGCCGTCAGATTAGCCGATGGGCTAAATGTGCAGGAGTGA